The following are encoded together in the Pseudodesulfovibrio indicus genome:
- a CDS encoding sulfotransferase family 2 domain-containing protein, translated as MPVFIKDNMYVLYLHVPKTGGSTIVSFFKRNGFDIKYLDTGEPGTINKVTHCSPQHLHCADLARIFDFSKFSFIFTTVRNPMNRMKSEYLMRNRGRVKMGFDDWVDDTLKKYGENNYLFDNHIRPQSAYYLESAIIYRQEDRYDDVWAEDIAERIGFPLIARVQSSLVRKKIDNVTVDDVVPEPSTADRIREFYKEDFALFEYA; from the coding sequence ATGCCGGTTTTCATAAAGGACAACATGTACGTGCTCTATCTCCACGTGCCGAAGACGGGGGGATCGACCATCGTCAGCTTCTTCAAGAGAAACGGATTCGACATCAAGTATCTCGATACCGGCGAGCCGGGGACCATCAACAAGGTCACCCATTGTTCCCCCCAGCACCTCCACTGCGCGGACCTGGCCCGGATTTTCGATTTCTCGAAATTTTCCTTCATATTCACGACGGTGCGCAATCCCATGAACCGGATGAAGAGCGAATACCTGATGCGTAATCGTGGACGGGTGAAAATGGGCTTCGACGACTGGGTGGACGACACCCTGAAAAAATACGGGGAGAACAACTACCTGTTCGACAACCACATCCGTCCGCAGTCCGCATATTACCTAGAGTCGGCCATCATATACCGGCAGGAGGACCGGTACGACGACGTCTGGGCCGAGGACATCGCGGAGCGTATCGGATTCCCGCTCATCGCCCGGGTGCAGAGCTCGCTGGTGCGGAAGAAGATCGACAACGTCACCGTCGACGACGTTGTGCCGGAACCCTCCACCGCGGACAGGATACGGGAATTCTACAAAGAGGACTTCGCACTTTTCGAATACGCCTAG
- a CDS encoding sulfotransferase family protein, with protein sequence MSDITQRPVIMLGCQRSGTTYLAKVLGLHEKGFFWSEATVFRYMVLFFWNYIRDRGSFRQPRFMEVLHMLKAPRGMPIDAQGEKILASFERTLLGYFNDGRLEAWADKGQKREFLQALSYDTMTLGASEVAYWGDKYPEYVFQIPELVDLFPEARFVFVIRNPYAVAESLVRHLNPRDRVAGGMRFTLKDCWDQWFDWNRVWIENHELIPAENRFVIRYEEFLLDTGRVMGDLSAFMDVDLTASPGIRGELKAIQPHNLDKWKKTDVYEQLRHMPVAPDQVKVFDYYGGL encoded by the coding sequence ATGAGCGACATCACACAGCGCCCCGTCATCATGCTGGGATGCCAGCGTTCCGGCACCACGTACCTGGCCAAGGTCCTCGGCCTCCACGAGAAGGGCTTCTTCTGGAGCGAGGCCACGGTGTTCCGGTACATGGTCCTGTTCTTCTGGAACTACATCCGTGACCGGGGGTCCTTCCGCCAGCCCAGGTTCATGGAGGTCCTCCACATGCTCAAGGCCCCGCGCGGCATGCCCATCGACGCGCAGGGGGAGAAGATCCTGGCCAGCTTCGAGCGGACGCTCCTCGGCTACTTCAACGACGGGCGTCTCGAGGCATGGGCGGACAAGGGCCAAAAGCGGGAATTTCTCCAGGCGCTGTCCTACGACACCATGACCCTCGGCGCGTCCGAGGTGGCCTACTGGGGGGACAAGTACCCGGAATACGTGTTCCAGATCCCCGAACTCGTGGACCTGTTCCCCGAGGCGCGGTTCGTCTTCGTCATCCGCAACCCCTATGCCGTGGCCGAATCCCTGGTCCGGCACCTCAACCCCAGGGACCGGGTGGCGGGCGGCATGCGCTTCACCCTCAAGGACTGCTGGGACCAGTGGTTCGACTGGAACCGCGTCTGGATCGAGAACCACGAGCTGATCCCGGCCGAGAACCGGTTCGTGATCCGCTACGAGGAGTTCCTGCTGGATACAGGACGCGTCATGGGGGACCTCTCGGCCTTCATGGACGTGGACCTGACGGCCTCGCCCGGCATCCGAGGCGAGCTGAAGGCGATCCAGCCGCACAACCTGGACAAGTGGAAGAAGACCGACGTGTACGAGCAGCTCAGACACATGCCGGTGGCCCCCGACCAGGTGAAGGTCTTCGACTATTACGGCGGGTTGTGA